Proteins from a genomic interval of Garra rufa chromosome 4, GarRuf1.0, whole genome shotgun sequence:
- the LOC141333081 gene encoding B-cell receptor CD22-like, with the protein MWYKDGRHAVKVFDSSSPNTGLLKGEIFGSATQKNCTTRFDNASHNISYFFRLEASGKMRFSLRKPTYSQVQIAILGSPPKPTVRLFRDQQQMIEGSSVSLRCSTKIFCPSRPPSLTWSSSLNENVTGRQYQSQTELISDLNFTVSHRHHGVTFTCNATHQLQQQITTQESRMLRVQYAPKNTSVRINPAGLVLEGRSVTLSCSSDANPAVNYTWYRDTEELLNPVQTGPDLTIIKTNPTHRGRYYCTAENKHGSQNTSVLLDVQQTNFCLRPADDSQELSHHSNPLCKVNRNDGNIGDVPPHWISDTSAKRMWYKDGRSSVKVFDSSSPNTGLFKGQIFGSATQKNCTTRFDNVNQSHDGSYFFRVEANGSPPKPAVSVFKDQQEVKEMMEVMEGSSVSLRCSTKIFCLSHPPSLTWSSSLNENITGRQYQSQTELISDLNFTVSHRHHGVTFTCSATHQLQEPFTTQRSRVLRVQYAPKRTSLSVAGLVLEGRSVTLSCSSDANPAVNYTWYRDTEGLLNPVQTGPDLTITNTTGRYYCTAENKHGTQNTSVLLDVQQNHFCLRADD; encoded by the exons ATGTGGTATAAAGACGGACGCCATGCAGTTAAAGTGTTTGACTCCAGCAGCCCCAACACTGGACTGTTAAAAGGAGAAATATTTGGCTCTGCTACACAGAAAAACTGCACCACACGCTTTGATAATGCCAgtcataatatttcatatttcttCAGACTTGAAGCCAGTGGAAAAATGCGTTTTAGCTTAAGAAAACCTACATATTCCCAAGTTCAAATTGCCATCTTAG GATCTCCACCCAAACCCACAGTGAGATTGTTTAGGGATCAGCAGCAGATGATTGAGGGAAGTTCAGTGAGTCTGCGCTGCTCTACTAAGATCTTCTGTCCGTCTCGTCCACCATCTCTCACATGGAGCTCGTCTCTCAATGAGAACGTCACAGGACGGCAGTATCAGAGCCAAACTGAGCTCATCTCTGATCTGAACTTCACTGTTTCTCACCGTCATCATGGAGTCACTTTCACCTGCAATGCAACACATCAGCTACAGCAGCAGATCACAACACAAGAGTCCCGAATGCTACGAGTTCAGT ACGCTCCTAAAAACACATCGGTGAGGATAAATCCAGCTGGTTTAGTTCTGGAGGGTCGTTCAGTGACTCTGAGCTGCAGCAGTGATGCAAACCCAGCAGTGAACTACACCTGGTACAGAGACACTGAAGAACTCCTGAATCCAGTTCAGACCGGACCAGACCTGACCATCATCAAGACCAACCCCACACACAGAGGACGATACTACTGTACAGCTGAGAACAAACATGGCTCACAGAACACATCAGTGCTGCTGGACGTCCAACAGACAAATTTCTGTCTAAGACCTGCTGACGATTCTCAGGAATTGTCCCATCATTCAAATCCCCT CTGTAAGGTGAATAGAAATGATGGAAACATTGGTGATGTTCCTCCTCACTGGATCTCTGATACAAG TGCAAAGAGAATGTGGTATAAAGACGGACGCTCTTCAGTTAAAGTGTTTGACTCCAGCAGCCCCAACACTGGACTGTTCAAAGGACAAATATTTGGCTCTGCTACACAGAAAAACTGCACCACACGCTTTGATAATGTCAATCAGAGTCATGATGGGTCATATTTCTTCAGAGTTGAAGCCAACG GCTCTCCACCCAAACCCGCAGTGAGTGTTTTTAAGGATCAGCAGGAGGTGAAGGAGATGATGGAGGTGATGGAGGGAAGTTCAGTGAGTCTGCGCTGCTCTACTAAGATCTTCTGTCTGTCTCATCCACCATCTCTCACATGGAGCTCGTCTCTCAATGAGAACATCACAGGACGGCAGTATCAGAGCCAAACTGAGCTCATCTCTGATCTGAACTTCACTGTTTCTCACCGTCATCATGGAGTCACTTTCACCTGCTCTGCAACACATCAGCTACAGGAGCCATTCACAACTCAGCGCTCCCGTGTGCTACGAGTTCAGT ATGCTCCTAAACGCACATCCTTGTCTGTAGCTGGTTTGGTTCTGGAGGGTCGTTCAGTGACTCTGAGCTGCAGCAGTGATGCAAACCCAGCAGTGAACTACACCTGGTACAGAGACACTGAAGGACTCCTGAATCCAGTTCAGACCGGACCAGACCTGACCATCACCAACACTACTGGACGATACTACTGTACAGCTGAGAACAAACACGGCACACAGAACACATCAGTGCTGCTGGACGTCCAACAGAATCATTTCTGTCTACGAGCTGATGATTAA